In Desulfosalsimonas propionicica, the following are encoded in one genomic region:
- a CDS encoding bifunctional GNAT family N-acetyltransferase/carbon-nitrogen hydrolase family protein, with product MDSTSQTSEHKLKLRNLITRDYPDVKEIMDRVYPDKMGAWDRSEFHTLIHRFPEGQICIEDKGKVVAAALAIIVNADIYEEKHSYDDVIGGSRISGHDPAGDALYGIDIFVHPDYRGLRLGRRLYDARKELCEELNLRGIIFGGRIPGYDEYHEELTPQQYIQKVKNNEIYDPVLSFQLANDFHIKKILKNYIPEDSQSRSYGVLLEWNNIYYEKKRKLFGGRKAYPRIGVVQWQMRPFASFDDFIQQAEFFVDAVAGYNSDLVLFPEMLNAPLLRNFNQENPAESMRSLAEYTEPLRESFLRMALAYNINIIAGSVPEYAGEHLYNVSYLCRRDGTWDAQYKLHITPDESLYWGLRGGSDLRVFNTDMGKIGILICYDIEFPELSRHLVDKGMNILLVPYWTDTKNAYLRVRRCAQARAIENECYVAISGSVGNLPRVENMDIQYSQAAVFTPSDFAFPHDAIAAEATPNTEMTLMVDLDLDLLKELRQQGSVRNLQSRREDLYKILWKPEEEDLIF from the coding sequence ATGGATAGCACCAGTCAAACATCTGAACACAAACTCAAACTTCGTAATTTAATCACGCGGGACTACCCGGATGTCAAGGAAATCATGGACCGGGTCTATCCCGACAAGATGGGGGCCTGGGACAGAAGTGAATTTCACACCCTGATCCACCGGTTTCCCGAGGGCCAGATCTGCATCGAGGACAAGGGAAAGGTGGTAGCCGCAGCGCTTGCCATCATTGTCAACGCCGATATTTACGAGGAAAAGCACTCTTACGACGATGTTATCGGCGGCAGCCGCATCAGCGGCCATGATCCGGCCGGAGACGCCTTATACGGCATCGACATATTCGTCCATCCCGACTACCGGGGCCTGCGCCTGGGCCGGCGCCTTTATGACGCCAGAAAGGAACTCTGCGAGGAACTAAATCTCAGGGGCATCATTTTTGGCGGCCGGATTCCGGGCTATGACGAGTATCATGAGGAACTCACCCCCCAGCAGTACATCCAGAAGGTCAAAAACAACGAAATCTATGATCCGGTGCTGTCCTTTCAGCTGGCCAATGATTTTCACATCAAGAAAATTCTGAAAAACTATATTCCCGAAGACAGCCAGTCGCGCTCCTACGGGGTGCTGCTGGAATGGAACAACATCTATTATGAAAAAAAGCGAAAGCTGTTCGGCGGCAGAAAAGCCTATCCCAGAATCGGCGTGGTGCAGTGGCAAATGCGCCCCTTTGCTTCGTTTGATGATTTTATCCAGCAGGCGGAATTTTTCGTGGATGCCGTGGCCGGCTATAATTCGGATCTGGTTTTGTTTCCCGAGATGTTAAACGCACCGCTTCTGCGCAATTTCAACCAGGAGAACCCGGCCGAGTCCATGCGGTCGCTGGCTGAATACACCGAGCCGCTCAGAGAATCGTTTCTCCGGATGGCCCTTGCCTACAACATCAACATCATTGCCGGCAGCGTGCCGGAATACGCCGGCGAACACCTCTACAATGTCTCCTATCTCTGCCGGCGCGACGGTACCTGGGATGCCCAGTACAAGCTCCACATCACCCCGGACGAGTCCCTGTACTGGGGTTTGCGGGGCGGCAGCGACCTGCGGGTGTTTAACACGGACATGGGCAAAATCGGGATTCTGATCTGCTATGACATTGAATTTCCCGAATTATCCCGCCACTTGGTGGACAAAGGAATGAACATCCTGCTGGTGCCCTACTGGACAGATACCAAAAACGCCTATCTGCGGGTGCGCAGATGCGCCCAGGCCCGTGCCATTGAAAACGAATGCTATGTGGCCATATCCGGCAGCGTGGGCAACCTGCCAAGGGTGGAAAACATGGACATCCAGTATTCCCAGGCCGCAGTGTTCACGCCATCGGACTTTGCCTTTCCCCATGACGCCATTGCCGCAGAAGCCACCCCCAACACGGAAATGACGCTGATGGTGGACCTGGACCTGGATTTGCTAAAGGAGCTGCGGCAGCAGGGAAGCGTGCGCAACCTGCAAAGCAGAAGAGAGGATCTCTACAAGATTCTCTGGAAGCCGGAGGAAGAGGATTTGATTTTTTAA
- a CDS encoding GspE/PulE family protein — MNNVKPFNMKSGKKNEKADACYLKSEVAYRSKLQEISNAVYAAADIDGILIDAAGEIVEIMGARRITIYYIDGIQRELVSRFKSGDEINEIRIPVNKQSIAGYCTVTRQMVNISNVYDSAELAGIDPELGFDRSWDEKTGFETRQVLAAPIVFQSVVLGAIQLINRKKGGSFSAGDEKKLSELATILGIALYKQQQMTARLKGRFDLLLENYIITREELDDAVIAARERNKPVERFLVEDLEIDKSDVLKSLSRYYNLPAVEYSDDMDLPADIIAGLDTRMMEKQGCVPAGFENGDLLVAMADPGDLECLAMIREQFSSYTVRAAVAMKKDVLNMLRLATDMQSRPAGSLQTHVLTASGSVDQGDEKSALLTEKSPEVTEFLRNLLAEARRRSASAIHFEPEPDQMEIQVRFRTDGVCASGQTISDSLYQALVLRVKAMAGLDIARTGPHQHGRLRFQAEEGRDAVFQVTIIATAGGREDLVLRKQPAAAPMPIDALGLGTNTWQAFAHALEHAHGLILVSGPPKSGRTTTLHAALAQINAEEKKIWTAEKHLEILQPGIRQVRVEPTASYDYAAALESFVLADADSILIDDIPDGKTANAAVSACLSGNLVLSGFTGPGAPESLARLVVMDADAFHLAEALICILSQRLVRTLCTRCRQARHPGRKEYDQLVSLYGKAAFARDLGIAYSKDLRLYAAAGCPECSHTGYKGQIGIFELLSVTDGIRDMIQTRPPGRHLGPMIREHAVAGGMTTLFQDGVAKVFAGQCDLTQVRRTCLS, encoded by the coding sequence ATGAACAACGTTAAGCCATTTAACATGAAGTCCGGAAAAAAAAATGAGAAAGCCGATGCCTGTTATTTGAAATCGGAAGTGGCCTACCGAAGCAAACTCCAGGAAATCAGCAATGCGGTGTATGCGGCCGCCGATATTGACGGCATCCTCATTGATGCGGCCGGCGAGATTGTTGAAATCATGGGGGCCCGGCGCATCACCATTTACTACATCGACGGCATCCAACGGGAACTGGTCTCCAGGTTCAAGTCCGGCGACGAGATCAATGAAATCCGTATTCCTGTCAACAAGCAAAGCATTGCGGGCTACTGCACGGTGACCCGGCAGATGGTCAACATCAGCAACGTATATGACAGCGCCGAACTGGCCGGCATTGACCCGGAACTGGGTTTTGACCGGTCCTGGGATGAGAAAACCGGTTTTGAAACCCGCCAGGTGCTGGCCGCCCCGATTGTTTTTCAATCCGTTGTGCTGGGTGCCATTCAGCTTATTAACCGCAAAAAGGGAGGGTCCTTTTCAGCCGGGGACGAAAAAAAGCTTTCCGAACTGGCCACCATCCTGGGTATTGCCCTGTACAAGCAGCAGCAGATGACCGCCCGGCTCAAAGGCCGGTTTGATCTGCTGCTGGAAAATTATATCATCACCCGGGAAGAGCTCGATGATGCCGTCATTGCCGCCAGGGAGCGCAACAAACCGGTGGAGCGCTTCCTTGTCGAAGATCTGGAGATCGACAAATCCGATGTCTTAAAGTCTTTGAGCCGGTATTACAACCTGCCGGCCGTGGAATACAGCGATGACATGGATCTGCCGGCCGATATCATCGCAGGTCTGGATACCCGCATGATGGAAAAACAGGGATGCGTTCCGGCGGGTTTTGAAAACGGGGATCTGCTTGTGGCCATGGCTGACCCGGGTGACCTGGAATGCCTTGCGATGATCCGGGAACAGTTTTCCAGTTACACGGTTCGTGCGGCCGTGGCCATGAAAAAAGATGTTTTAAACATGCTCCGTTTGGCGACCGACATGCAATCCCGGCCGGCCGGGTCTCTGCAAACCCATGTTCTGACCGCCTCCGGGTCGGTGGACCAAGGGGATGAAAAGAGCGCTTTGTTGACTGAAAAAAGTCCTGAAGTGACCGAATTTCTGCGCAATCTCCTGGCAGAAGCCCGCAGGCGGAGCGCTTCTGCCATCCATTTCGAGCCGGAGCCGGATCAAATGGAAATCCAGGTGCGCTTTCGGACTGACGGGGTTTGTGCATCTGGTCAGACGATTTCAGACAGCCTGTATCAGGCTCTGGTGTTGCGGGTCAAGGCCATGGCGGGCCTGGATATTGCCCGGACGGGTCCCCATCAGCATGGCCGGTTGCGGTTTCAGGCAGAAGAGGGCCGGGATGCGGTTTTTCAGGTGACCATTATTGCCACTGCAGGCGGCCGGGAGGATCTTGTGCTGCGCAAGCAGCCTGCGGCAGCGCCCATGCCCATCGACGCCCTGGGCCTTGGCACAAATACCTGGCAGGCGTTTGCACATGCGCTTGAACATGCTCACGGGCTGATCCTGGTTTCCGGCCCCCCGAAATCCGGGCGAACCACCACTCTGCACGCAGCTTTGGCGCAAATCAACGCAGAAGAAAAAAAGATCTGGACCGCGGAAAAACACCTGGAAATCCTCCAGCCCGGGATTCGGCAGGTCCGGGTGGAGCCGACGGCCAGCTATGATTATGCTGCAGCCCTGGAGTCATTTGTTTTAGCAGATGCCGACAGCATTTTAATTGACGATATACCGGACGGCAAAACCGCCAACGCGGCTGTTTCTGCATGCCTGTCCGGCAATCTGGTTTTATCAGGATTTACTGGTCCGGGCGCTCCTGAGAGCCTGGCCCGGCTTGTTGTCATGGATGCAGATGCCTTTCATCTTGCAGAGGCGTTGATTTGCATTTTGTCCCAGCGCCTGGTGAGAACCCTTTGCACCCGATGCAGGCAGGCCAGGCATCCGGGACGCAAAGAATATGATCAATTGGTATCCCTCTACGGCAAAGCCGCTTTTGCCCGGGATCTGGGCATTGCGTATTCCAAAGACCTGAGGCTTTATGCCGCAGCCGGATGTCCGGAATGCAGCCATACCGGATACAAAGGGCAGATCGGGATTTTTGAACTACTTTCTGTCACCGACGGGATCCGGGACATGATCCAGACCCGGCCCCCGGGTCGGCACTTGGGTCCCATGATCCGGGAGCATGCCGTTGCCGGGGGCATGACCACACTGTTTCAGGACGGGGTTGCCAAGGTTTTTGCCGGACAATGCGACCTGACACAGGTGCGCAGGACCTGTTTGTCCTGA
- the mce gene encoding methylmalonyl-CoA epimerase — translation MKVLHIDHIGVAVNSNQESKTFWSDILGLPFEGEETVTEQKVKTAFFPVDKSEVELLESTAEDGPIAKFIEKKGQGVHHIAFRVDDIEGALAELREKGVKLIDEKPRIGAGGAKIAFIHPKATGGVLVELSER, via the coding sequence ATGAAAGTACTGCACATTGATCACATCGGCGTGGCTGTCAACAGCAATCAGGAAAGCAAAACCTTCTGGTCCGACATTCTGGGCCTGCCTTTTGAGGGCGAGGAAACCGTGACCGAACAAAAGGTCAAAACCGCTTTTTTCCCTGTGGACAAAAGCGAGGTGGAGCTGCTGGAATCCACGGCCGAAGACGGCCCCATTGCAAAGTTCATCGAGAAAAAGGGGCAGGGCGTCCATCACATCGCCTTCCGGGTCGATGATATTGAGGGCGCACTGGCCGAACTCAGGGAAAAAGGCGTAAAACTCATTGATGAAAAACCGCGTATAGGCGCCGGCGGGGCCAAAATCGCCTTTATTCACCCCAAGGCCACGGGCGGGGTGCTGGTGGAACTCTCAGAGAGATAA
- the scpA gene encoding methylmalonyl-CoA mutase: MAEHPEKPRWIDLAKKELKNKPVESLEKKTPEGITLNPLYTAEDIEGLDFVNTLPGFSPFVRGPRATMYAGRPWTIRQYAGFSTARESNEFYKRNLAAGQKGLSVAFDLATHRGYDSDHPRVTGDVGKAGVPVDTVEDMKILFDEIPLDKMTVSMTMNGAVLPVLAGYIVAAEEQGVSQEKLAGTIQNDILKEYLTRNTYIYPPDPSMRIVSDIVGYCSANMPKFNTVSISGYHMMEAGADSVLQTAFTLADGLEYVRAALDAGLEIDSFAPRLSFFFGVGMNFFMEIAMLRAARYLWADLMKQFNPKDPRSTMLRTHVQTSGWSLTQQDPYNNIIRTTLEALAAVLGGTQSLHTNAFDEAVSLPTDVSARVARNTQLIIQEESQITSVVDPLGGSYYVESLTNEIIEQARAIIDEVEELGGMAKAIVEGMPKMRIEEAAARRQARIDQGKDVIIGVNKYPVEEETEIAVREISESVRDEQVKWINEIRETRDENEVRRTLEALTNCAESGGNLLEACIPAIRARATVGEVTEAMEKVFGRYVATTQCISGVYAGEYQDDEIIAAIRKRVDEFSENQGRRPRILLTKMGQDGHDRGVKVVATAYADLGFDVDLSPMFQTPEEAAKIAVENDVHVVGVSSLAGAHKILVPQLIEELKKQGAEDVLVVVGGIIPPVDYDFLYKAGVAKVFGPGTMVTDSANQVLNALK, from the coding sequence ATGGCCGAACATCCCGAAAAACCCAGATGGATTGATCTTGCCAAAAAGGAATTGAAAAACAAGCCGGTTGAATCCCTGGAAAAGAAAACCCCTGAAGGCATTACTCTAAATCCTTTGTACACGGCTGAAGATATTGAAGGACTTGATTTTGTCAACACCCTGCCGGGATTTTCTCCGTTTGTCCGCGGCCCCCGGGCGACCATGTACGCAGGACGGCCATGGACCATCCGCCAGTATGCCGGTTTTTCTACTGCCCGGGAGTCAAACGAGTTTTACAAGCGCAACCTGGCAGCCGGGCAAAAGGGGCTGTCAGTGGCCTTTGACCTGGCCACCCACCGGGGATATGACTCGGATCACCCCCGGGTGACCGGTGATGTGGGAAAAGCCGGCGTTCCCGTGGATACGGTGGAGGACATGAAGATCTTGTTCGATGAGATCCCCCTGGACAAAATGACCGTGTCCATGACCATGAATGGCGCAGTATTGCCGGTTCTGGCCGGGTATATCGTGGCGGCCGAAGAGCAGGGCGTCTCCCAGGAAAAACTGGCCGGTACCATTCAGAATGACATTTTAAAGGAATACCTCACCCGCAACACCTACATTTATCCGCCGGATCCGTCCATGCGGATCGTCTCGGATATCGTTGGATATTGTTCGGCCAACATGCCCAAGTTCAACACCGTGAGCATCAGCGGCTATCACATGATGGAAGCCGGGGCGGACTCGGTGCTTCAGACCGCCTTTACCCTGGCAGACGGGCTGGAATACGTGCGCGCCGCCCTGGATGCCGGCCTGGAGATTGATTCGTTTGCTCCGCGCCTGTCCTTTTTCTTTGGCGTGGGCATGAACTTTTTCATGGAGATCGCCATGCTCAGGGCTGCCCGCTATTTGTGGGCTGATTTGATGAAGCAGTTCAATCCCAAGGATCCGCGCTCCACCATGCTGCGCACACATGTGCAGACATCGGGCTGGAGCCTGACCCAGCAGGATCCCTACAACAACATCATCCGCACCACCCTGGAGGCACTGGCAGCGGTTCTGGGCGGGACTCAGTCGCTTCACACCAATGCGTTTGACGAGGCGGTCAGCCTTCCCACGGACGTTTCCGCCCGGGTGGCCAGAAACACCCAGCTGATTATCCAGGAGGAATCCCAGATCACCAGTGTGGTCGATCCCCTGGGCGGTTCTTATTACGTGGAATCACTTACCAACGAGATTATCGAACAGGCCCGCGCCATTATCGATGAAGTCGAGGAATTGGGCGGCATGGCCAAGGCCATTGTGGAGGGCATGCCCAAGATGCGCATCGAGGAGGCCGCTGCCCGCCGCCAGGCCCGCATTGATCAGGGAAAGGACGTGATCATCGGGGTCAACAAATATCCGGTGGAGGAAGAAACCGAAATCGCGGTGCGCGAGATTTCCGAATCCGTTCGCGACGAGCAGGTCAAATGGATAAACGAAATCCGGGAAACGCGCGATGAAAACGAGGTCCGCCGCACCCTGGAGGCCCTGACCAACTGCGCTGAATCCGGCGGCAATCTGCTCGAAGCCTGTATTCCCGCCATCCGCGCCCGGGCCACGGTCGGGGAGGTCACAGAGGCCATGGAAAAGGTTTTTGGCCGATATGTGGCCACCACTCAGTGCATTTCCGGGGTGTATGCCGGGGAATACCAGGATGACGAGATCATTGCCGCCATCCGCAAGCGCGTGGATGAATTTTCCGAAAATCAAGGCCGCCGTCCCCGGATTCTGCTGACCAAGATGGGGCAGGACGGCCATGACCGGGGCGTGAAAGTGGTGGCCACGGCATATGCGGACCTGGGCTTTGACGTGGATTTAAGCCCCATGTTCCAGACCCCGGAGGAAGCCGCCAAGATCGCGGTGGAAAACGACGTGCATGTGGTGGGCGTCTCCAGTCTGGCCGGCGCCCACAAGATCCTGGTTCCTCAACTGATCGAGGAACTTAAGAAGCAGGGTGCAGAAGACGTGCTGGTGGTCGTCGGCGGCATCATCCCGCCGGTGGATTATGATTTTCTGTATAAGGCCGGTGTGGCCAAGGTTTTCGGCCCCGGTACCATGGTGACCGATTCGGCCAACCAGGTATTAAACGCCCTGAAATAA
- the meaB gene encoding methylmalonyl Co-A mutase-associated GTPase MeaB — protein MPEHAAYYIDGVRAQNRKAISKTITLIESALPGHRELTYQVLDGLLPYTGQAVRLGITGVPGVGKSTFIETLGLRLIEKGRKVAILAVDPSSAKSGGSIMGDKTRMEKLAANSEAFIRPSPSGGTLGGVARKTRETILVLEAAGYDAVMVETVGVGQSEFSVASMVDFFLVLLLAGAGDELQGIKRGIIELADAIAVNKADGENFFRAEKARKDYENALHMMAPRSDSWQPPVLTCSALEMTGIDEIWDTVLSHRKQMQASGALERRRREQARQWFEFLVEQGLKDWFYGLGQVRALLPELTRRLEDGETTAMAAARQLLDLVTHEHERTQI, from the coding sequence ATGCCTGAACATGCCGCCTACTATATCGATGGAGTGCGGGCGCAAAACCGCAAGGCGATTTCCAAGACCATCACCTTGATTGAATCCGCACTGCCCGGCCACCGGGAATTGACCTACCAGGTGCTCGACGGCCTGCTGCCGTATACCGGCCAGGCGGTGCGCCTGGGCATTACCGGTGTTCCGGGCGTCGGCAAAAGCACCTTTATTGAAACCCTCGGCCTCCGGCTCATTGAAAAAGGCCGGAAGGTGGCCATTTTGGCGGTTGATCCCAGCAGCGCCAAAAGCGGCGGCAGCATCATGGGGGATAAAACCCGCATGGAAAAACTGGCCGCCAATTCTGAGGCCTTTATCCGGCCCTCGCCATCTGGCGGGACCCTGGGTGGTGTTGCCCGAAAGACCCGGGAAACCATCCTCGTGCTGGAGGCGGCCGGATACGATGCGGTCATGGTGGAAACCGTGGGCGTGGGCCAGTCCGAGTTTTCCGTGGCTTCCATGGTGGATTTCTTTCTGGTGCTGCTGTTGGCCGGTGCCGGAGATGAACTCCAGGGTATCAAGCGCGGCATCATCGAGCTGGCCGATGCCATTGCGGTCAACAAGGCCGACGGTGAAAACTTTTTCCGGGCGGAAAAGGCCAGAAAAGACTATGAAAATGCTTTGCACATGATGGCCCCCAGGAGCGATTCCTGGCAGCCGCCGGTGCTTACCTGCAGCGCCCTTGAAATGACCGGTATTGATGAGATTTGGGATACGGTGCTTTCTCACCGCAAGCAGATGCAGGCTTCAGGGGCCCTTGAGCGAAGACGCCGGGAACAGGCCCGGCAATGGTTTGAATTTCTTGTGGAGCAGGGACTCAAAGACTGGTTTTACGGGCTCGGACAAGTTCGGGCCCTTCTGCCGGAACTCACCCGGCGCCTTGAAGACGGGGAGACAACGGCCATGGCCGCAGCCAGACAGCTGCTGGACCTGGTCACGCACGAACATGAAAGGACACAGATATGA
- a CDS encoding acyl-CoA carboxylase subunit beta, whose product MSGVSDKIKELLEKKARMREMGGEKAVAKQQEKGKLTARQRLEHLFDANTFREIDIFVKHRCVNFGMNEVDVPSDGVVTGHGRVNGRPVFAFAQDFTARAGTLGEMHASKICKIMDLAMKSGVPVVGFNDSGGARIQEGVDALRGYGEIFYRNSIASGVIPQISAIMGPTAGGAVYSPAMTDWVFMVKKTSHMFITGPQVIKSVTGEEISFEDLGGATTHNEKSGVAHFACDSDEHAIERIRDMLSYLPANNMEDPPAADTGDDPERRDERLDTIIPADSNQSYDVKDVIAAIVDNGDFFEPHEHYAKNIVVGFARLNGRTIGIIANQPKFLAGCLDIDASDKATRFIRFCDAFNIPLLTFADVPGYMPGSDQEHGGIIRHGAKLLWCYSEATVPKLVVILRKDYGGAYIAMSSKHLGADMAFAWPSAEIAVMGAEGAANIIYRKTIDNAEDPVATRKEKVAEYRDLFSNPYVAANRGYIDDVIVPSETRPRLIEALEILCTKRQSLPPKKHGNIPA is encoded by the coding sequence ATGAGCGGAGTTTCGGACAAGATCAAGGAGCTTCTTGAAAAAAAAGCCCGCATGCGGGAAATGGGAGGCGAAAAGGCCGTTGCCAAGCAGCAGGAAAAGGGCAAGTTAACCGCCCGGCAGCGGCTGGAACATCTTTTTGACGCCAACACGTTCCGGGAAATTGATATTTTTGTCAAGCACCGGTGCGTGAATTTCGGCATGAATGAAGTCGACGTTCCCTCCGACGGGGTGGTCACCGGCCATGGCCGTGTCAACGGCCGGCCGGTGTTCGCCTTTGCACAGGATTTTACGGCAAGGGCCGGCACCCTGGGCGAGATGCATGCCAGCAAGATCTGCAAGATCATGGATCTGGCCATGAAATCCGGGGTTCCCGTGGTGGGATTCAATGATTCGGGCGGGGCGCGCATCCAGGAAGGTGTGGATGCCCTTCGCGGCTACGGCGAGATTTTTTACAGAAATTCCATTGCTTCCGGCGTGATTCCCCAGATTTCGGCCATCATGGGACCCACCGCCGGCGGTGCGGTTTACTCGCCGGCCATGACCGACTGGGTGTTTATGGTCAAAAAGACCAGCCACATGTTTATCACCGGTCCCCAGGTGATCAAAAGCGTCACCGGAGAGGAAATTTCCTTTGAGGACCTGGGCGGTGCCACCACCCACAATGAAAAAAGCGGGGTGGCCCATTTTGCCTGTGACTCTGATGAGCACGCCATTGAGCGTATCCGGGACATGCTGTCCTATCTGCCGGCCAACAACATGGAGGACCCGCCTGCGGCCGATACCGGCGATGATCCGGAAAGGCGCGATGAACGCCTGGACACGATTATCCCGGCCGATTCCAACCAGTCCTACGACGTCAAGGATGTGATTGCCGCAATCGTGGACAACGGCGATTTTTTCGAGCCCCATGAGCATTACGCCAAAAACATCGTGGTGGGCTTTGCCCGGCTAAACGGCCGGACCATCGGCATTATCGCCAACCAACCCAAGTTTCTGGCCGGGTGCCTGGACATTGACGCCTCAGATAAGGCCACCCGGTTTATCCGGTTTTGTGACGCATTTAACATTCCCTTGCTGACTTTTGCGGATGTGCCCGGTTATATGCCCGGCAGCGACCAGGAGCATGGGGGCATCATCCGGCACGGCGCCAAGCTGCTGTGGTGCTATTCCGAGGCCACGGTGCCCAAGCTGGTGGTGATTTTGCGCAAGGACTACGGCGGGGCCTATATTGCCATGAGTTCCAAACACCTGGGCGCGGACATGGCCTTTGCCTGGCCGTCTGCGGAAATCGCGGTCATGGGTGCTGAAGGGGCGGCCAATATTATCTACCGCAAAACCATCGACAATGCAGAAGATCCGGTGGCCACGCGCAAGGAAAAGGTGGCGGAATACCGGGATCTGTTTTCCAATCCTTACGTGGCCGCAAACCGCGGATATATCGATGACGTGATTGTGCCCAGTGAAACCCGGCCGCGGCTTATCGAGGCCCTGGAAATCCTGTGCACCAAGCGTCAGAGCCTGCCGCCGAAAAAGCACGGCAATATTCCGGCATAA